From Lolium perenne isolate Kyuss_39 chromosome 5, Kyuss_2.0, whole genome shotgun sequence, a single genomic window includes:
- the LOC127320827 gene encoding uncharacterized protein yields MASLHAGLSTGRLRIYTPALYDDGSPWHKEREQDRSQLLLKIQSHYKKALERLAGSDVVRRFLPSGVCVGLLDPVSNIIVNALLAATADKAYSPPVAVDLGDTERRSLDGLVTFLTCFFPYLADWEAVRYLLLADADPLVAARIVVDDRGTKCFRPDSAATNGALRLALRCATVAAKHPQLADAWLSLCSSLHKAVPLLSPVHPNYYHHNIFNNLHTLFKPKETAHVLYPPPTGSGLIGPWELAATRRTHITKVPYQHSWSLRRVLLDAIHGFYLKALARMPGGSRYHRSMLKAGHCYGPFDPVSNIILNTIWYEANFPPLTPQRELDFVGTWSLMRIEALSFYGLLSFLCTCHQDLSMHEAMRILIETDLNLAATKHYSSVMEEQEAFRAAAIAAWYPHRNPDAQAGFLSSCKKPEVLSLLLSNGAQQQLSSQAVHQLATLLASGMTTKQQQPVSVSKWMFDDTMSEGSERRRAHKRICKKVKDALRRYEKQNSGDNTCYQLYVVCGVNESVSGPDNSEEYIMKRYDTDDDDDDDEYYHHTHANFLVTRNVGSVCSAPVLFFAELSNDGDDDQLLCCPVDIPPPGAEPVRCLFCEQAGIRIVHPANQEGFHGRTLEFEKMVRGEDFYDNGYYPEVYSNHRILHRSESIANWRHGGEEEDCMYLGRNDFTIKEDDGDESEDYEDG; encoded by the exons ATGGCCAGCCTCCACGCCGGACTCAGCACCGGCCGTCTCCGCATCTACACTCCGGCGCTGTATGACGACGGCTCCCCGTGGCACAAGGAGAGGGAGCAGGACAGGTCTCAGCTCCTCCTCAAGATCCAGAGCCACTACAAGAAAGCCCTCGAGCGGCTCGCCGGCTCCGACGTCGTACGGCGCTTCCTCCCCTCGGGGGTCTGCGTCGGCCTGCTCGACCCGGTCTCCAACATCATCGTCAATGCCCTCCTCGCCGCCACGGCAGACAAGGCCTACTCGCCGCCGGTCGCCGTCGACCTCGGGGACACGGAGCGGCGCTCCCTCGACGGCCTCGTCACCTTCCTCACCTGCTTCTTCCCCTACCTCGCCGACTGGGAGGCCGTCAGGTACCTTCTCCTCGCCGACGCCGACCCCTTGGTCGCCGCGCGCATCGTCGTCGACGATCGCGGCACCAAGTGCTTCCGCCCAGACTCCGCCGCCACCAACGGCGCCCTCAGGCTCGCTCTCAGGTGCGCCACGGTGGCCGCCAAGCACCCGCAGCTCGCCGACGCGTGGCTCTCGCTCTGCTCATCCCTCCACAAGGCCGTCCCCCTGCTCTCGCCAGTGCATCCAAATTATTACCACCACAACATCTTCAACAATCTCCACACCTTGTTCAAGCCTAAGGAGACTGCACATGTTCTGTATCCTCCTCCCACTGGCAGCGGCCTCATCGGACCGTGGGAGCTCGCCGCAACTCGCCGCACGCACATCACCAAGGTTCCCTACCAGCATTCATGGTCGCTCAGACGAGTGCTCCTTGATGCCATCCATGGATTCTACCTCAAGGCGCTGGCCAGGATGCCGGGCGGGTCTCGCTACCACCGCAGCATGCTCAAGGCTGGCCATTGCTACGGCCCTTTTGACCCTGTCTCCAACATCATCCTCAACACCATCTGGTACGAAGCCAACTTCCCACCACTGACTCCACAACGCGAGCTCGACTTCGTCGGGACCTGGAGTTTGATGCGGATCGAGGCCCTGTCCTTCTATGGACTCCTCTCCTTCCTCTGCACCTGTCACCAAGATCTCAGCATGCACGAGGCCATGCGGATTCTGATCGAGACGGATCTCAACTTGGCCGCGACAAAGCATTACAGCAGTGTCATGGAAGAACAAGAAGCCTTTAGGGCTGCTGCCATTGCGGCATGGTACCCCCACCGCAATCCTGACGCCCAAGCAGGATTCCTCAGTTCGTGCAAGAAGCCCGAAGTCTTGTCACTGCTGCTGTCAAATGGAGCCCAACAGCAGCTCTCCTCTCAAGCTGTCCATCAGCTTGCCACACTACTAGCAtctggcatgacaaccaagcagcaGCAGCCAGTTTCCGTTTCCAAGTGGATGTTCGATGATACCATGTCAGAGGGAAGTGAACGCCGCAGGGCTCATAAAAGAATCTGCAAAAAGGTCAAGGATGCATTAAGGAGATATGAGAAGCAGAATTCG GGAGACAACACCTGCTATCAGCTTTATGTGGTCTGTGGTGTCAATGAATCCGtatctggtcctgacaacagtgaAGAATACATCATGAAGCGATATGAtactgacgatgatgatgatgatgatgaatactACCACCACACACATGCCAACTTTCTGGTGACTCGAAATGTTGGATCTGTATGTTCAGCCCCAGTACTCTTCTTTGCCGAGCTTAGCAACGACGGCGATGATGACCAGCTTTTATGTTGCCCTGTGGATATTCCACCACCAGGGGCTG AACCAGTCCGGTGCCTTTTCTGCGAGCAAGCAGGCATCAGGATCGTGCACCCGGCTAATCAGGAGGGATTCCACGGGCGCACGCTGGAGTTCGAGAAGATGGTACGCGGAGAAGATTTTTACGACAATGGCTACTATCCGGAGGTCTACAGCAACCATCGCATACTACATCGCAGCGAATCCATTGCGAACTGGAGACATGGTGGAGAGGAGGAGGACTGCATGTACCTTGGTCGTAACGACTTCACCATCAAGGAAGACGACGGTGATGAATCCGAGGATTATGAGGACGGCTAA